The window GCATTGAGACCATTTGTTAACCATTCCTTTTGGTTGCTTTCATGCTTCAAATGCATATCACTAACTCCTCCAGCCTTCCCCAATTGTGGGTTCTCTGGAAACTTCTTTGCAAAAGGCCAGACACCTCTGTACACATCATCTGTTGAGAGAGACATTTTGTCTATCTGAATGGGTTCCTTCAGACCGGTCAATGAGCTTCTTTCAAAATACAAGCCAGAGCTCAAAGCACCACCGTTATCGCCAAATGCTTCACCAATGTGATTAAATGACACTTTAGCCTCATTTCTTCTGTTAGGAGGATAAGTTTCGTTTGATGGTCCCGATAAAACTCCTTCTGGTTCCTCTCCATCACTGATGTATTCGTCAGCTGGAAGTTCCAGGTTGAACAATCTTCTCTGAAGCTTCTTGACTCCACTTTGGCTGGGTACACCACTAGTTGGCTGGGTGCTTCCAATAGAATTACAATATGATTGGCTGCTAATAGCAGTAGTTGACATAGATGGTCTATGGTAACCTGAACCAACCAAGGGAAAACCAGATGAAAAAAGAGGTAGTTGTGATGCCGCTGCTGCTTTTTGAATTTTGAGCAACTCTTTGCTTTTGATCTCATTCATCAAGTCCTTTTGTCTTTCATAAAGACGATGAAGTTCATTGAGCTGAACAAATGAGAGATAAACAAGTTCAAGTGTTAGATAACTATTTTGTGGGTACACAAAGTTAGAGAGCACAAAAAACAAAGGTTGTAGAACATAGACCTGATGTTTGAATATAGATTCATGCTTCAAAATCATTTGCCTCACTTGTTCCTTACTGCTTTCATGAAATCCATCGACAACTGGCCTCATCGAGAGTATGTCATATTGTTGCCCATTCGTCAAGGATTTGTTCTCGTTGAGTAGGGACCATCCACCATGGCCAACATTGCTAGTTAGAGTCGGTATGGAATAATATCCTGGTAGATACATCTTTGACTGTATTTCAGTTCCCATTCCTGCAATTAACTCGATAAACATTGCCAAAATTGGTTTAGATATAGAGTGAAGTAAACAGAATACTCAGTATCTTTTACCAAAACAATCAGCAGACCTAAAATACGGTTTGAAACTAGAGGCGAAAGAGTACTTCCAAAACTTTGACAAGATTCGAGAACAATATTGATTTTCCAAGAAAACTAATTTTAATAATAACTCTACCAAATTCGCCAATGTTAATGCTGAGCGAAATGTATATCAGAAAACTAACTGATTGAGTGAGCAGAAGTCTTTGCTCAACAGATAAACTAAATCAGAAAGATTCCACTTTCTTTTCCTTTCCATTAGTCCTACTGAAACTACCATTTCATTAAAAGCCGCAAAAAGGGCCAAAATCCGTTACCTAATCATGCACAACTAATGGGAAAAATAGCATTCATTTGTAGTGAAAACCATTGATCATACATCCGGGTTGAGCAGATCTTCAACCTGATCTTCTTAGCATATGGAAAGGAGATAACAATTCATCTAAATCCCCACTGCAGCTCTAAATTACCAAATTTCAATTGTGATGGTACATCATGTGACAAAAAGAATAGATATATTTGTCTTATTTGGCCACGAACTCACCTAAAATGTTATATGGTTCTCAGAAATGAAGAATTTATTTAGTCTCAACTAATAAACAATTTCTGGGAATTTACAGATGTCCAAAGCAAGACTGAATATCCAGCTATATCCCAACAAACCAGTATACAGAAACCCCAAAAGGAAAAAACTTGGCCTCATGAAAAAAGTAGTCTACAAAATCAATTACCCAAATCAATGTTAATGTCTGGCTGGAGATATCAAATCAAAACTTCCAAGAAACCAAAGCAAAGGCAGATAGAAAGACAGCCATACAGAATCAAATCCAAAAAACCATCAAATTCCATATAAAGACAGAAAATTTAGAATCTACCTCATATGGTGATCCTCCTCTAAGCTCTCCAAGAACCAGCACACAGAGACAAACAGTGAATACAAGCCAAACAAGGAAGTGGGTACTTCTCTACTGCCATTGAAGATTGCAGAAAACTTGGCCTAAATTATCCCCAGACAGAAGAAGAATATACACAGAGAGAGAAGAGAGTTTTGTTTCAGATCTGCTGGGCCAGAATCTGATGAGAAAATAGAGGAGGGATCCCACATCCCAAACACAAGAAGATCTTTCCTACAAATGACTTCAATTTTGTCAACTTGTGGTCTGCCATTATTCTAAATACTTAAATAAAAAAATGAAAATTTATTTAAGATTACAACCTTGCTTCACCTATGGCCTTGGTTTCAATGATTTCTTTCTCTTCCTACCCCAATTTAATAATGACTTTTCTTTTTCTGGGTTTTTCAAAGATGTGAAAGATATGGGCTTTTTTTCCACATTTTTTTCCTTTCTTCAAAGATTCTCTCCACCTTCCATGGTTTTTGGGTAACTCAATATTTTATGTAGGGAAAGTACTTAAAAAGATGTAGACACCTGGGTTTTACTGAAGCAACAACCCTAACAGTTTCCTAATGTGTCTCAGACCCTACTTCCTTGGATCTTTCTGCCTCTCACTCTGTTAAACCCCACGCGCGCGTGTTTCTCGCACGTTAGATTTTCCTTTGTCTTTGCAGAGTACCATCCTTTGTACGATGACGACGTCCCCCTGTCTGAGGTGGTCGGAGTCTCATCCACTCGCCTCCGTTAGCGCGTGGGGATTAACAACAGATCACAATCAATATCTATACTGCTTCAAAGACCTGAACCAGATTAGAGAAAGTAAATTGGAATTTGCATTGAAGTTACGTTGCAATTATGCAAAAGCAAAATAGAGATTTTCTTGTTTAGTTTTGTCCAAATTTGGTTGGATTTTCTTCCATTTCTATCAGGTCAACTCGAGCAGAGGGGGAATATTATTTTTTGGGGGTTGTATTTTGTTTTACGTTTTATATTACATCATGGCAATTATGGTACATAAGTTTAAAGATAATGATATTTAGATTCTCTTTATTAGTTATTGATTGTTCACAATGTTGTTCAGACGTTGACATGTTAACTAGAAATGCTACATGACAACTAGGATTTTGGTTCTTATCTTCATATCTTCTGGAAACGTAGAACTGGCTCTAATCATATAGCGGATCACTCATTTCTTGTTTTATAAGCCTTTAATTTTGCTCAAGCTTATAATACGTGACGTCGGACTTTACCTGATTTTATAGTAGAAACTTAATCAAACTAAACTATCATAGATAAAAATCGTGTTAACAACTCTGATACGTTGTCTGTCATTTGATTGTGGGTAAAATTCTTACATTAATAACAACATAATCTCTCACACTTAAATTTGTTTCTTTTTTTAGAAAAATACTCAGATACGAACTTTGACTTAGAGTCAAAGGCAATACAATGGTACTTTTGGATTAGGTTAATAGAGGAAATGTGTGATAAGTATTGCATCTAACTAATATGGTATTTTCCTATCCTTCATATTGCAGTTTGACCTATATATATGGTACTTGGTTGCAATAGATCATATCCCTTTCTTGTCCAAAAAAACTACATACCTTTCTTGTATGCAGGGTATAATCTTAGTTGGAATAGCACACAATTTTGGAAGGAAATCTTCCAATCATCATTGGAATCATCAAACGGCCAGGTCAAGATAACGAGTCACATTAGAATTACAGCAAAATGGAAATGACCAAAGATCAACCTTCTTTTTAAAGCAGCTTGAGCTTCTTCTCTTTCTCTTTCTCTCTCATTTTTGTGATGTAACTGAAACCACACTAAAAAGACCAAAACCATTTTTTTGAGTAAAATTATATTGTGCATGGTGTTAGAACCTAAATAGTTAGCATCAATCTAACGACCAAAAATTTAGTTATGTTCAAACAGCTTGAGCATTCAGAATTTATTAGATTCAACCATATTCTTCATATTTAAGCTACACTTTCACCTAACTAACTTATAACAGGTAAGACAGTACCTTCCACATATTAGAACTCGCATCATCCACAAGATGCTATAAATGTACTGCAGAATCAAACTTACAGAAGAAGAAGTGCAGCAATTTCTGTAAGGGAGTACAGAGTTACATAAAAAGGAGTATGGTGAAAGGTATAAAACTTGTCACATGAATAAACTGTCACATTTTTCTGAAGCCAACATTTATGTGCATGGCTGGAGTTGTGAGCTGAGAGCTGGTCCTCATGTGTCTCATGTCAGTTTTACAGTGTTCGATCTTAAAGACAGAAGCTTAAATTTTATACTACCACTAATGAATGCCTAACTGCCTGTATGTAACATTGTCCACTGGTTTCTATAAAGATCCATATAACAGAAGCCAACCTAGCTCCCTTCAAGTTCTTACCTAACAATCTGTGAGTAAGGTACTTTAGCACAGGAAAATTTAAACTCAAATACAACTAATTAGAAAGAATAGGAAAAATGGAATACGGATTCACAATATTACCTTTTTAACTTAGTTATCATTAATGAAACCGCAGAATACATGAGGTTGGAGGAACATGAAATCTTAACCCCAAATTACTACAAACACATAGATAATATCTTGAAATAATAAGGAGACTTAATAACAAAAATGTTTTCTAACATGCACTAATTAACAAAGAGCGTACATTCAACTACTCTATTTTCTTGAAAAATAAATGCTTATAAGGTAACACTAGGCTTCATCTCGTCACTACAAATGAGTAAACAGAATTTGTACACAAGGTAACCGATTACATTAGTAAACTGTAAACATTAACGTCTCACCGAACCTTTCTACGGCCCATAAGCCCAAGAATCTTCTCCCAAAGCCCAGCACTTCCCACATTACTCAACTCGATTACACTTGGGCTACAAGCTGCTACAGTCCAATAACCAGCTCTGATCTCATTGTTCAATTGCTCCTTTTCCCACCCACAATACCCATCAAAAAACCTAAAGTCCCCAAGTCCAACCATATTCCTCTTGACCATTTCAGCTGCACAACCCACACTTTCCTTTGTCCCATAATACAATCCCTTCACCACCTCATCAAAAACACCACTCCCCCCAACTTTATCATCACCCTTCTTGGGCCTCACCAAGAACAGACCTTCATCCAGAGGCCCACCGAAGAACAACGGCCTGTCAGAGAACGTCCCGGCGACATCTAGGACCGTCGATCCCGTTTCCTTAATCGACATTAGAGAGGGCCGGTTTAGTATGATGCCTGATGGGCCCATAGGCCCAGTAGACAACACCAAAATAACCGTCCGTTCGAAAATATGGACCCCGTCAAGCTTTTCGGTGGCAAGGAGTAGGCAGCCTCTTTCGGGCTCGTGGATCGTGTGAGCCCACTTATCACCAACAGTGATGGGCTGAGGTTGATCTACAACAGTGTCTAGATCACCAACTATGGAAGTAGGCAATTTGGGCAGTGATGCTTTTTCTGCAGCTACCAGTTTTGCTCTGAATGATCGCCAATCGGTATTAATGGAAGGTTTGTAGTCATCATCTGACGGTGAAGATGACTCCATCCGGCAACCTATAGTTAGACAAGCACCAAATAACAAATGCTAAAAGAAGAACAGAGTGGTCTATATGAAACAAAGGAAATAGAGCAACTTACATGTGGTTGAACATGGAATGCCGACTCTTTTGTTTTGAAATTGAGTAGGAGTTCTCTTGGGGAAAGTCGCAGACTCCAAGGTTTTGGTGAAGGAATTTGAGGCAAGGAAACAAGCTTCCATGACTGGTTCTTTGCTGCTCAAGTTTCTTTC of the Fragaria vesca subsp. vesca linkage group LG6, FraVesHawaii_1.0, whole genome shotgun sequence genome contains:
- the LOC101304985 gene encoding UPF0301 protein Tfu_2389-like, yielding MEACFLASNSFTKTLESATFPKRTPTQFQNKRVGIPCSTTCCRMESSSPSDDDYKPSINTDWRSFRAKLVAAEKASLPKLPTSIVGDLDTVVDQPQPITVGDKWAHTIHEPERGCLLLATEKLDGVHIFERTVILVLSTGPMGPSGIILNRPSLMSIKETGSTVLDVAGTFSDRPLFFGGPLDEGLFLVRPKKGDDKVGGSGVFDEVVKGLYYGTKESVGCAAEMVKRNMVGLGDFRFFDGYCGWEKEQLNNEIRAGYWTVAACSPSVIELSNVGSAGLWEKILGLMGRRKVR